A DNA window from Rhizobium jaguaris contains the following coding sequences:
- a CDS encoding HIT family protein codes for MLENDEADCRFCLGNALLGDEPLGGNRSFYMLGSVDPEMPHALMIILRRHAESPFDIHPDEWIDLGEMPTLAKAYLASSSPDGFTLGWNVGAVGGQHVFHVHLHVVARFADEPNAGKGIRAVIRK; via the coding sequence ATGCTTGAAAATGATGAAGCCGATTGTCGTTTTTGTCTCGGAAACGCGTTGCTTGGCGATGAACCCTTGGGTGGCAACCGTTCCTTCTATATGCTTGGCAGCGTCGATCCGGAGATGCCGCATGCGTTGATGATCATCCTGCGTCGGCATGCGGAAAGTCCTTTTGATATTCACCCCGACGAATGGATTGATCTGGGCGAAATGCCGACATTGGCGAAAGCCTATTTGGCATCCTCCAGCCCCGACGGCTTTACTCTAGGCTGGAATGTTGGCGCCGTTGGCGGACAGCATGTGTTTCACGTTCATTTGCACGTGGTTGCCCGTTTCGCCGATGAGCCCAACGCGGGCAAAGGAATCCGGGCCGTCATTCGCAAATGA
- a CDS encoding YbfB/YjiJ family MFS transporter — protein MSAPLRQSSPSHSVTEPAPLTAAARYATIAGLCGSLVAIGLARFAYTPLIPPLIGAHWFSARDTVTLGAANFAGYLAGALLGRPLAAGLGNRHALRLLMVAATAAFFACAFPVSVTWFFVWRFLSGLAGGAIMVLVATSILPHIPVARRGFVSGMIFLGLGLGIAASGTLVPALLRLGLRETWIGLGVLSLILTAVSWFGWPATNPPQPAAHAVTHHHTTAKSEWSLRILYGQYAANALGLVPTMVLLVDYVARGLGRGADIGAACWVLYGIAAITGPVLTGYAADRIGFASAYRGALLLQAVAGAILAASGNPWLIGFATVLLGIFTPGIVPLVLGRIQEILPHSHLDQRAAWSRATTAFALFQALGGYGYSYLFIQTGENYSIIFLCGAAALVLALLADVLNGLKRGRKHRA, from the coding sequence ATGTCCGCTCCGTTACGCCAATCGAGCCCCTCTCACTCCGTTACCGAACCCGCTCCTCTCACCGCCGCGGCCCGGTACGCCACCATCGCTGGTCTCTGCGGCAGCCTTGTTGCCATCGGTCTCGCCCGCTTCGCCTATACGCCGCTGATCCCGCCGCTCATTGGCGCGCACTGGTTTTCGGCCCGTGACACGGTAACGTTGGGTGCTGCCAATTTTGCCGGATATCTCGCCGGTGCGCTGCTTGGCCGCCCGCTCGCTGCCGGTCTCGGCAACCGTCACGCGCTGCGGTTGCTGATGGTCGCCGCCACTGCTGCCTTCTTCGCCTGCGCCTTCCCCGTCTCCGTCACCTGGTTCTTCGTCTGGCGCTTCCTTTCCGGTCTCGCCGGCGGCGCGATCATGGTGCTGGTTGCCACCAGCATCTTGCCGCATATCCCGGTCGCTCGCCGCGGCTTCGTCAGCGGCATGATTTTCCTCGGCCTCGGTCTTGGCATCGCCGCCTCCGGAACCCTCGTGCCGGCGCTGTTGCGCCTCGGTCTTCGTGAAACCTGGATCGGCCTCGGCGTCCTGTCGCTCATCCTGACCGCCGTCAGCTGGTTTGGCTGGCCGGCAACCAATCCACCGCAGCCGGCTGCGCACGCTGTGACCCACCACCATACCACCGCAAAGAGCGAATGGTCGCTGCGCATCCTCTATGGCCAATATGCCGCCAACGCCCTCGGCCTCGTGCCTACCATGGTGCTGTTGGTCGATTACGTCGCCCGTGGTCTCGGGCGTGGCGCCGACATCGGTGCAGCCTGCTGGGTGCTCTATGGCATCGCCGCCATTACCGGTCCGGTTCTTACCGGCTATGCCGCCGACCGCATCGGTTTCGCTTCCGCCTATCGCGGCGCGCTGCTGCTGCAGGCAGTCGCCGGCGCCATTCTGGCTGCATCCGGCAATCCTTGGCTGATCGGCTTCGCCACGGTGCTGCTCGGCATCTTTACACCGGGCATCGTGCCACTAGTGCTCGGCCGCATTCAGGAAATCCTGCCGCACAGCCACCTCGACCAGCGCGCCGCCTGGAGCCGGGCAACGACAGCTTTCGCTCTCTTCCAGGCACTCGGCGGCTACGGCTATTCCTATCTCTTCATCCAAACCGGCGAAAACTACAGCATCATCTTCCTCTGTGGTGCGGCAGCCCTCGTCCTCGCTTTGCTGGCGGATGTCCTGAACGGCCTGAAGCGCGGTCGGAAACATCGCGCATAG
- a CDS encoding DUF3291 domain-containing protein, producing MPRGGKHLAMYNFGLHVAPYDSPAVEGFLLREAANFEAAARAQGFIGRSGYDGEPDLPCWGKQVFPRFIEGSGFATAPSSLSLWADIESLMAFTYNGVHADALKHARHWNVKQRWPALVLWWVDAAVIPEWKDGVERLERLHDEGASSVAFSFKQPYAAGGHPTTIDRSRVKEIAAKNAIGQGDLLTHVLTLKA from the coding sequence ATGCCGCGTGGCGGCAAACATCTCGCGATGTACAATTTCGGGCTGCATGTCGCGCCCTATGATAGCCCTGCGGTCGAAGGATTTCTCCTACGGGAAGCGGCAAATTTCGAGGCGGCCGCCCGCGCTCAGGGCTTCATTGGCCGCTCCGGCTACGACGGCGAACCGGACCTGCCATGCTGGGGCAAGCAGGTGTTCCCGCGTTTCATCGAAGGCAGCGGCTTTGCGACGGCGCCATCTTCGTTATCGCTCTGGGCCGATATCGAATCCCTGATGGCTTTCACCTATAACGGCGTTCACGCCGATGCGTTGAAGCATGCGCGGCACTGGAACGTGAAACAGCGTTGGCCGGCGTTGGTTCTGTGGTGGGTGGATGCCGCTGTCATTCCGGAATGGAAAGACGGTGTCGAGCGGCTGGAGCGGCTTCACGACGAAGGGGCGAGTTCGGTCGCCTTTTCGTTTAAGCAGCCCTACGCTGCCGGTGGTCATCCGACGACGATCGATCGCAGCAGAGTGAAGGAAATCGCGGCGAAAAATGCGATTGGCCAGGGTGATTTGCTGACGCATGTCTTGACGCTGAAAGCTTAG
- the ubiG gene encoding bifunctional 2-polyprenyl-6-hydroxyphenol methylase/3-demethylubiquinol 3-O-methyltransferase UbiG — MTEAAKSTIDQSEVDRFSAMAAEWWSPTGKFKPLHKFNPVRLTYIRDHACENFGRDPKSARPLEGLRVLDIGCGGGLLSEPVARMGASVVGADPSEKNIGIASTHAKASGVPVDYRAVTAEQLAEADETFDIVLNMEVVEHVADVEFFLSTCAKMVRPGGLMFIATINRTMKAAALAIFAAENVLRWLPRGTHQYEKLVRPEEIEKPLGANGLDIIARTGVFYSPLQDRWNLSKDMDVNYMLLAKRAG, encoded by the coding sequence ATGACCGAAGCGGCGAAAAGCACGATCGACCAGAGCGAAGTGGACCGCTTTTCCGCAATGGCGGCGGAATGGTGGAGCCCGACCGGCAAGTTCAAGCCGCTCCACAAATTCAATCCGGTACGCCTGACCTATATCCGAGACCACGCCTGCGAGAATTTCGGGCGAGATCCGAAGAGTGCACGGCCGCTCGAGGGCCTGCGGGTGCTCGATATCGGCTGCGGCGGCGGATTGCTGTCGGAGCCGGTGGCACGCATGGGCGCCTCGGTCGTCGGCGCCGATCCTTCCGAAAAGAACATCGGCATCGCCTCGACGCATGCGAAAGCCTCCGGCGTTCCCGTCGACTATCGCGCTGTCACTGCCGAGCAACTGGCGGAGGCCGACGAAACGTTCGATATCGTGCTGAACATGGAAGTGGTCGAGCATGTTGCCGATGTCGAATTTTTCCTCTCGACCTGCGCCAAGATGGTGCGCCCCGGCGGCCTGATGTTCATCGCCACCATCAATCGGACCATGAAAGCGGCGGCGCTGGCCATCTTCGCGGCCGAAAACGTCCTGCGCTGGCTGCCGCGCGGCACGCATCAATATGAGAAGCTTGTCCGCCCGGAGGAGATCGAGAAGCCGCTCGGCGCAAACGGACTCGACATCATCGCCCGCACTGGCGTCTTCTATTCGCCGCTGCAGGACCGATGGAATCTGTCGAAGGATATGGATGTGAACTACATGCTGCTGGCGAAGCGGGCGGGGTGA
- a CDS encoding DUF4167 domain-containing protein, which yields MRPGQQNKRGRGRGNNNGGGGGNNNNNFNRKGSNPLTRTYDSSGPDVKIRGTAQHIAEKYSALARDAQSSGDRVMAENYLQHAEHYNRIIASAQAQMQERYQRDEHHNYNDRDNADRDMDDIDASEMDDQPQMAPPQARQQPAPAVVAAPAPEPEVIDGTGPQPVIEGIPAEVAIEEETPAAATERQPRRRNAGNRPRRQPRRNADGEGKGEAPSGEAPALADVASE from the coding sequence ATGAGGCCAGGACAGCAGAACAAGCGCGGTCGGGGGCGTGGTAACAACAACGGCGGCGGCGGCGGAAATAACAATAACAATTTCAACCGCAAGGGCTCTAACCCGCTGACCAGGACTTACGACAGCTCCGGTCCCGATGTGAAAATCCGCGGAACCGCACAGCATATTGCCGAGAAATATTCGGCTCTCGCCCGTGATGCACAAAGCTCCGGCGACCGCGTGATGGCGGAAAACTATCTTCAGCACGCTGAACACTACAATCGGATCATTGCCAGCGCTCAGGCGCAGATGCAGGAACGCTATCAGCGCGACGAGCATCATAACTACAATGATCGCGACAATGCCGACCGCGACATGGATGATATCGATGCGAGCGAGATGGACGACCAGCCGCAGATGGCTCCGCCTCAGGCGCGTCAGCAGCCTGCTCCTGCCGTTGTCGCAGCCCCAGCTCCCGAGCCGGAAGTTATCGATGGCACCGGCCCGCAGCCGGTGATCGAGGGTATCCCGGCCGAGGTGGCGATCGAAGAAGAGACACCTGCAGCTGCGACCGAGCGCCAGCCGCGCCGCCGCAATGCCGGCAACCGCCCGCGTCGTCAGCCGCGCCGCAACGCCGATGGCGAAGGCAAGGGCGAAGCTCCATCGGGCGAAGCGCCGGCTTTGGCAGACGTCGCATCGGAATAA
- the ptsP gene encoding phosphoenolpyruvate--protein phosphotransferase, with protein MRDLSGGPRVLLKRLRELMAEPLEPQERLDRIVRQIASNMVAEVCSVYVLRADGVLELYATEGLKKEAVHLSQLKMGQGLVGTIAASAQPLNLSDAQSHPAFRYLPETGEEVYHSFLGVPILRTGRSLGVLVVQNKASRNYREEELEALETTAMVLAEMIATGELKKITKPGLELDLTRSVTIDGDSYNEGIGLGYVVLHEPRIVVTNLLNEDTEKEIRRLADALGSLRISIDDMLSRRDVSMEGEHREVLETYRMFAHDQGWVRKLEEAVRNGLTAEAAVEKVQSDTKARMMRLTDPYLRERMHDFEDLANRLLRQLIGFSGRTTAEGFPNDAIIIARAMGAAELLDYPRANIRGLVLEEGAVTSHVVIVARAMGIPVVGQAVGVVALAENGDAVIIDGDGGHVHLRPMADHQRSYEEKVRFRARRQEQFRALRSVEPVTKDGQRISLLMNAGLLVDLPQLAESGAEGIGLFRTELQFMIASTMPKAEEQEAFYRNVMKQAGGRVVTFRTLDIGGDKVVPYFRAHEEENPALGWRAIRLSLDRPGLLRTQLRAMLKAAADGELKMMVPMVTEVSEIEAVRELVQKEVQHLSRFGHSLPRKFQFGAMLEVPALLWQLDELMAAVDFVSVGSNDLFQFSMAVDRGNARVSDRFDPLGRPFLRILRDIVRAGERNKTPVTLCGELAGKTISAMALLGVGFRSVSMSPASIGPVKAMLLGLDLKALSEVMEEALNDTHPKASMRDILVRFAESHNIPL; from the coding sequence ATGAGAGACCTATCCGGCGGTCCACGCGTTCTGCTCAAGCGGCTGCGCGAACTCATGGCGGAGCCGCTGGAGCCGCAAGAGCGTCTTGACCGGATCGTCCGCCAGATCGCCAGCAATATGGTCGCCGAAGTCTGCTCGGTCTACGTGTTGCGCGCCGACGGCGTGCTCGAGCTCTACGCTACCGAAGGTCTGAAGAAAGAAGCCGTCCACCTGTCGCAACTGAAGATGGGTCAGGGTCTGGTCGGCACGATTGCCGCTTCCGCACAACCGCTCAATCTCTCCGACGCGCAGTCGCATCCGGCCTTCCGCTACCTGCCGGAAACCGGCGAAGAGGTCTACCACTCCTTCCTCGGTGTGCCGATCCTGCGTACCGGCCGCTCGCTCGGCGTTCTCGTCGTGCAGAATAAGGCGAGCCGCAACTATCGCGAGGAGGAGCTCGAAGCCCTCGAAACGACGGCGATGGTGCTGGCGGAGATGATCGCCACCGGCGAGCTGAAAAAGATCACCAAGCCGGGCCTCGAGCTCGATCTCACCCGCTCGGTCACCATCGACGGCGACAGCTATAACGAGGGCATCGGGCTCGGTTATGTGGTGCTGCACGAGCCGCGCATCGTCGTCACCAATCTCCTGAACGAGGATACCGAGAAGGAAATTCGCCGGCTGGCGGATGCACTCGGTTCTCTGCGCATCTCTATCGACGACATGCTGTCGCGCCGCGACGTCTCCATGGAAGGCGAGCATCGCGAGGTCCTGGAAACCTATCGCATGTTCGCCCACGACCAGGGCTGGGTGCGCAAGCTCGAAGAGGCTGTCCGCAACGGCCTGACTGCGGAAGCCGCGGTCGAGAAGGTACAGAGCGATACCAAGGCGCGGATGATGCGCCTGACCGATCCATATCTGCGCGAGCGCATGCATGATTTCGAGGATCTGGCGAACCGGCTGCTCAGGCAGTTGATCGGCTTTTCCGGTCGCACGACCGCCGAAGGTTTTCCGAACGATGCGATCATCATTGCGCGCGCCATGGGCGCGGCCGAATTGCTCGACTACCCCCGCGCCAATATTCGCGGCCTGGTGCTGGAAGAAGGCGCCGTCACCAGCCACGTCGTCATCGTCGCCCGCGCCATGGGTATTCCCGTTGTCGGCCAGGCAGTAGGGGTTGTGGCACTGGCCGAAAACGGCGATGCCGTGATCATCGACGGCGATGGTGGTCATGTGCACCTACGGCCAATGGCCGATCACCAGCGTTCCTATGAAGAAAAGGTGCGCTTCCGCGCCCGCCGGCAGGAGCAGTTCCGGGCTCTGCGTTCGGTCGAACCGGTCACCAAGGACGGACAGCGGATTTCTCTGTTGATGAATGCCGGCCTGTTGGTCGATCTGCCGCAGCTGGCCGAATCCGGCGCCGAAGGCATCGGCCTGTTTCGCACCGAGCTGCAATTCATGATCGCGTCGACCATGCCGAAGGCGGAGGAGCAGGAGGCGTTCTACCGCAATGTCATGAAGCAGGCGGGCGGCCGCGTCGTCACTTTCAGGACGCTCGATATCGGCGGCGACAAGGTCGTGCCCTATTTCCGCGCCCATGAGGAAGAGAACCCGGCGCTCGGTTGGCGCGCCATTCGCCTGTCGCTCGATCGGCCGGGTCTGCTGCGTACGCAATTGCGTGCCATGCTGAAGGCAGCGGCGGATGGTGAATTGAAGATGATGGTACCCATGGTCACGGAGGTCTCCGAGATCGAAGCGGTCCGCGAACTCGTGCAGAAGGAAGTGCAGCATCTGTCGCGCTTCGGCCATAGCCTGCCACGCAAGTTTCAGTTCGGCGCCATGCTGGAGGTGCCGGCACTGCTGTGGCAATTGGACGAGCTGATGGCGGCGGTCGACTTCGTCTCGGTCGGCTCCAACGACCTCTTCCAGTTCTCGATGGCGGTGGATCGCGGCAATGCCCGCGTCTCGGACCGTTTCGATCCGCTCGGGCGCCCGTTCCTGCGCATCCTGCGAGACATCGTGCGCGCCGGTGAGCGCAACAAGACGCCGGTGACGCTTTGCGGCGAACTTGCCGGCAAGACGATTTCGGCCATGGCGCTATTGGGTGTCGGTTTCCGCTCGGTGTCGATGTCGCCGGCATCCATCGGCCCGGTCAAGGCGATGCTGTTGGGTCTCGACCTCAAGGCATTGTCGGAGGTCATGGAAGAGGCGCTCAATGACACGCATCCGAAAGCCTCGATGCGTGACATCCTTGTCCGCTTCGCAGAGAGCCACAATATTCCATTGTAG
- a CDS encoding DUF1178 family protein, translated as MIRYSLRCDNAHEFEGWFSESADFDRQVASGFLTCPVCNSSAISKLLMAPSVSTARKKEELQTLAMDTARKEALTKLKEAVDAIKANAEDVGTKFPEEARKIHYGEADARGIIGKATPDEAQALVEEGIEIAAIPVLPDDIN; from the coding sequence TTGATCCGTTATTCGCTGAGATGTGACAACGCCCATGAGTTCGAGGGCTGGTTTTCGGAGAGCGCCGATTTCGACCGACAGGTTGCAAGCGGTTTCCTGACCTGTCCCGTCTGCAATTCGAGTGCGATTTCCAAGCTTCTGATGGCGCCGTCGGTTTCCACCGCGCGCAAGAAGGAGGAGCTGCAGACGCTTGCAATGGATACGGCACGCAAGGAGGCGTTGACCAAGCTCAAGGAGGCCGTCGACGCCATCAAGGCCAATGCCGAGGACGTGGGTACGAAATTCCCGGAAGAGGCCCGCAAGATCCATTATGGCGAGGCGGACGCGAGGGGCATCATCGGCAAGGCGACGCCCGACGAGGCGCAGGCGCTGGTCGAGGAGGGCATTGAGATCGCCGCTATCCCGGTGTTGCCGGACGACATCAATTGA
- the prfA gene encoding peptide chain release factor 1 produces MANLPIEKMRELERRFGEIEARMSAGPSADVYVKLASEYSELQPVVTKIRDYEKAIAEASDLETMLTDKLVDREMRDLAEMELPEVKERIEVLEKDIQILLLPKDAADEKSAILEIRAGTGGSEAALFAGDLFRMYERFAANNGWKVEILSASEGEAGGYKEIIATISGKGVFSRLKFESGVHRVQRVPETEAGGRIHTSAATVAVLPEAEEIDIEIRPEDIRIDTMRSSGAGGQHVNTTDSAVRITHLPSGIVVTSSEKSQHQNRAKAMQVLRSRLFDMERQRADSERSADRKSQVGSGDRSERIRTYNFPQGRITDHRINLTLYKLDRMMEGDIDEVVDALLADYQASQLAQLGEQA; encoded by the coding sequence GTGGCGAATCTTCCCATTGAAAAAATGCGCGAACTGGAGCGCCGTTTCGGCGAGATCGAAGCGCGTATGTCGGCCGGCCCGTCGGCGGATGTCTATGTGAAGCTTGCTTCCGAATATTCCGAATTGCAGCCGGTCGTCACCAAGATCCGCGACTACGAGAAGGCGATCGCCGAGGCTTCGGACCTTGAGACCATGCTCACCGACAAGTTGGTCGACCGCGAGATGCGCGATCTTGCCGAGATGGAACTGCCGGAGGTCAAGGAGCGGATCGAGGTCCTGGAAAAAGACATCCAGATCCTGCTGCTGCCGAAGGACGCGGCCGACGAAAAGAGCGCGATCCTGGAAATTCGCGCCGGCACCGGCGGTTCCGAAGCTGCGCTTTTCGCGGGCGATCTCTTTCGCATGTATGAACGCTTCGCGGCGAATAACGGCTGGAAGGTCGAAATCCTGTCGGCCAGCGAAGGTGAAGCCGGAGGCTACAAGGAAATCATCGCGACAATCAGCGGCAAGGGCGTGTTCTCGCGGCTGAAATTCGAATCTGGTGTGCATCGCGTGCAGCGCGTGCCGGAAACCGAGGCGGGCGGGCGCATCCACACCTCGGCGGCGACCGTCGCCGTGCTGCCGGAAGCCGAGGAAATCGATATCGAAATTCGTCCCGAGGATATCCGTATCGATACCATGCGCTCTTCCGGCGCCGGCGGTCAGCACGTCAACACAACGGACTCTGCGGTGCGCATTACCCATCTTCCCTCGGGGATCGTGGTGACGAGCTCGGAAAAGTCGCAGCATCAAAACCGCGCCAAGGCGATGCAGGTGTTGCGGTCGCGCCTCTTCGACATGGAGCGCCAGCGCGCCGATAGCGAACGGTCCGCCGACCGCAAGAGCCAGGTCGGCTCCGGCGACCGCTCGGAGCGCATCCGCACCTACAATTTCCCGCAGGGCCGGATCACCGACCATCGCATCAACCTGACGCTCTATAAGCTCGACCGGATGATGGAAGGCGACATCGACGAAGTGGTCGATGCACTTTTGGCGGATTATCAGGCGAGCCAGCTCGCACAGCTTGGCGAACAGGCATGA
- a CDS encoding aspartate kinase — translation MARIVMKFGGTSVADLDRIKNVARHVKREVDAGHEVAVVVSAMSGKTNELVGWVQNTPKVAGADHSIYDAREYDAVVASGEQVTSGLLAIALQAMGINARSWQGWQIPIRTDNAHGAARILEIDGSEMIRRMQEGQVAVIAGFQGLGPDNRVSTLGRGGSDTSAVAIAAAVKADRCDIYTDVDGVYTTDPRIEPKARRLKKIAFEEMLEMASLGAKVLQVRSVELAMVFKVRTFVRSSFEDPDAPGMGDLLNPPGTLICDEEEIVEQEVVTGIAYAKDEAQISLRRLADRPGVSAAIFGPLAESHINVDMIVQNISEDGSKTDMTFTVPSGDVEKALRVLGENKEKIGYDVIQNESGLVKVSVIGIGMRSHAGVAATAFRALAEKGINIKAITTSEIKISILIDGPYAELAVRTLHSCYGLDKS, via the coding sequence ATGGCACGCATCGTGATGAAATTCGGCGGGACCTCCGTCGCGGATCTGGACCGTATCAAGAATGTCGCCCGCCATGTCAAACGCGAGGTCGATGCGGGCCATGAGGTCGCGGTCGTCGTTTCCGCCATGTCCGGCAAGACCAACGAACTGGTCGGCTGGGTGCAGAACACGCCGAAGGTCGCCGGCGCCGATCACTCGATCTATGATGCCCGCGAATATGATGCCGTCGTCGCGTCCGGCGAACAGGTGACCTCAGGGTTGTTGGCGATCGCGCTTCAGGCGATGGGCATCAACGCCCGCTCGTGGCAGGGCTGGCAGATCCCGATCAGAACCGACAACGCCCACGGCGCGGCGCGCATTCTCGAAATCGACGGCAGCGAAATGATCCGTCGCATGCAAGAGGGTCAGGTTGCCGTTATCGCCGGCTTCCAGGGCCTTGGCCCCGACAACCGGGTCTCGACGCTCGGTCGCGGCGGTTCCGATACCTCGGCGGTGGCGATCGCCGCGGCAGTGAAGGCTGATCGCTGCGATATTTATACCGACGTCGACGGCGTCTATACGACCGATCCGCGCATCGAGCCGAAGGCGCGGCGTCTGAAGAAGATCGCTTTCGAAGAAATGCTGGAAATGGCCTCGCTCGGCGCCAAGGTGCTGCAGGTGCGCTCGGTCGAGCTGGCCATGGTCTTTAAGGTCCGCACTTTCGTGCGCTCCTCTTTCGAGGATCCCGATGCTCCGGGCATGGGCGATCTGTTGAACCCGCCCGGAACGCTGATTTGTGACGAGGAAGAAATCGTGGAACAGGAAGTAGTCACCGGCATTGCCTATGCCAAGGATGAAGCCCAAATCTCGCTGCGCCGTCTTGCCGACCGGCCAGGCGTCTCCGCCGCGATCTTCGGGCCGCTGGCCGAAAGCCACATCAACGTCGACATGATCGTCCAGAACATCTCCGAAGACGGTTCCAAGACCGATATGACCTTCACGGTTCCTTCGGGCGACGTCGAAAAGGCGCTGCGCGTTCTCGGCGAAAACAAGGAAAAGATCGGCTACGACGTTATCCAAAACGAATCAGGTCTCGTCAAAGTCTCTGTCATCGGCATCGGCATGCGTTCGCACGCTGGCGTTGCTGCGACCGCTTTCCGTGCACTTGCCGAAAAAGGCATCAACATCAAGGCCATTACGACGTCAGAAATCAAGATTTCCATCCTGATCGACGGTCCTTATGCAGAACTGGCAGTCAGGACTTTGCATTCCTGCTACGGTCTGGATAAGAGTTGA
- the prmC gene encoding peptide chain release factor N(5)-glutamine methyltransferase, translated as MTSGEGPTVTELFREVRARFIEADLDDPAAEARILVGGLLDLSSTELVTRGSDIVSPDRVEMARAAIARRLNHEPVHRILGEREFYGLQLTLSPATLEPRPDTEILVDTVLPHARRLALEFENIHILDIGTGTGAICLALLHECPQATGIGSDISSEALETARANAARNGLAARFDIVQGSWFEAIHGLFHVIVSNPPYIESSVISTLAPEVKNFDPPAALDGGLDGLDAYRAIAKDAARFLHRNGIVGVEIGYNQRKTVTSVFEGAGFFLIEAVRDYGHNDRALVFKHHD; from the coding sequence ATGACCAGCGGGGAGGGGCCAACCGTCACCGAACTTTTTCGGGAGGTGCGTGCCCGCTTTATCGAGGCCGATCTCGACGATCCTGCTGCCGAGGCGCGCATTCTCGTCGGTGGTCTGCTCGATCTTTCTTCGACGGAGCTGGTGACACGCGGCTCCGATATCGTGTCGCCGGACCGCGTGGAAATGGCGCGGGCGGCGATCGCACGACGGCTCAATCACGAGCCGGTGCACCGTATCCTGGGCGAGCGGGAGTTCTACGGCCTACAGTTGACGCTCTCGCCGGCTACGCTGGAGCCGCGGCCCGATACCGAAATCTTGGTCGATACCGTACTTCCGCATGCGCGACGTCTTGCATTAGAGTTTGAGAATATCCATATACTCGACATCGGAACGGGAACCGGGGCCATATGTCTCGCGTTACTCCATGAATGCCCGCAAGCGACGGGCATCGGTTCGGATATTTCCAGCGAAGCTTTGGAAACGGCGCGGGCAAATGCGGCGCGCAATGGCTTGGCGGCACGGTTCGATATCGTGCAGGGAAGTTGGTTTGAAGCCATCCACGGCCTATTTCACGTGATTGTCTCAAATCCGCCCTATATTGAGTCCAGTGTCATTTCCACTCTCGCTCCAGAAGTAAAGAATTTCGATCCTCCGGCAGCTCTCGACGGCGGCCTTGATGGGCTGGATGCATACAGGGCAATCGCAAAGGATGCGGCGCGATTTCTACACCGAAATGGAATTGTCGGGGTGGAGATCGGTTACAATCAGCGCAAAACGGTGACTTCGGTTTTTGAAGGAGCAGGATTTTTCCTTATCGAGGCAGTTCGAGACTACGGTCATAACGACCGGGCTCTCGTGTTTAAACATCATGATTGA
- a CDS encoding TetR/AcrR family transcriptional regulator codes for MARPRQFDEDRVLDAAGEIFWAKGYEATSTRDLTDRMALTHASLYNAFGDKRGLYLKALQRYLDRNLRSRIARMEATYSPGLTIVGYFEEIVERSLADAEHRGCLLVNTALEARSDDPEMQRAVADETAEIEAFFLRTVTAAQASGEIPANQPPEDIAKLLLSVQFGLRVLVRVRPERELLNGILRPAMAMLTLPWPLPESRPDG; via the coding sequence ATGGCAAGACCCCGGCAATTCGATGAGGACCGCGTTCTGGACGCCGCAGGCGAGATATTCTGGGCGAAGGGTTACGAAGCAACCTCGACCCGCGATCTGACCGATCGCATGGCGCTGACGCATGCGAGCCTCTACAATGCTTTTGGTGACAAACGCGGCCTTTATCTTAAGGCACTGCAGCGCTATCTCGATCGGAACCTGCGCAGCCGCATCGCGCGGATGGAAGCAACCTATTCACCAGGCCTCACGATTGTCGGCTACTTCGAGGAGATCGTCGAGCGCTCCCTGGCCGATGCCGAACATCGCGGCTGCTTATTGGTCAACACGGCCCTTGAGGCGCGTTCGGACGATCCCGAGATGCAGCGTGCTGTCGCTGACGAGACGGCTGAGATCGAAGCCTTTTTCCTTCGAACGGTCACCGCCGCGCAGGCAAGCGGTGAAATCCCTGCAAACCAGCCGCCGGAGGACATCGCCAAGTTGCTGCTCTCCGTCCAATTCGGTTTGCGCGTCCTCGTCCGCGTCCGCCCCGAGCGCGAATTGCTGAACGGCATCCTGCGGCCGGCAATGGCCATGCTGACCTTGCCCTGGCCCCTGCCCGAAAGCAGGCCGGACGGCTAA